The following proteins come from a genomic window of Sphingobium cloacae:
- the uvrA gene encoding excinuclease ABC subunit UvrA → MSLTHISVRGAREHNLKGVDVDLPRDALVVITGLSGSGKSSLAFDTIYAEGQRRYVESLSAYARQFLEMMQKPDVEHIEGLSPAISIEQKTTSRNPRSTVATVTEIYDYMRLLWARVGIPYSPATGLPIAAQTVSQMVDRVMQLPEGTRFYLLAPVVRGRKGEYRKELAEWQKAGFTRVRIDGELYAIEEAPALDKKYKHDIEVVVDRLAVAPDMSTRLADSFETALKLADGLAYVDLADGIVPGREDETQSSGKMKNSGIPANRIVFSEKFACPVSGFTIPEIEPRLFSFNAPQGACPACDGLGERQEFDPELVVPNEALSLKKGAVVPWAKSNPPSPYYMQVLGSLAKEFGFSLDTPWQDLPGEVKLIILHGTGGKPVTLRFQDGKKSYEVRKPFEGVIGNLNRRLLQTESAWMREELSKYQTAMPCETCDGARLKPEALAVKIAGEDISLSTRRSVVDALAFFSTLPEKLNDQQNQIAKAILKEIVERLGFLNNVGLDYLNLDRTSGTLSGGESQRIRLASQIGSGLSGVLYVLDEPSIGLHQRDNDRLLITLKRLRDLGNTVIVVEHDEDAIRAADYIVDMGPGAGVHGGSIVAQGSLNQLLAHKDSLTADYLNGTRRIDVPAKRRKGTGKKLTVHNARANNLRGVTASIPLGTFTCITGVSGSGKSSFTIDTLYAASARALNGARIVAGAHDKVTGLENCDKVIDIDQSPIGRTPRSNPATYTGAFTNIRDWFAGLPEAQARGYKPGRFSFNVKGGRCEACQGDGVLKIEMHFLPDVYVTCDVCHGARYNRETLEVKFKGKSIADVLDMTVEDAVEFFKAVPPIRDKMAMLAEVGLGYVKVGQQATTLSGGEAQRVKLAKELSRRATGNTLYILDEPTTGLHFEDVRKLLEVLHALVEQGNSVVVIEHNLDVIKTADWIIDMGPEGGVKGGEVVAEGTPEKVAKNARSFTGRYLAPLLGMEAVAAE, encoded by the coding sequence ATGAGTCTCACGCATATTTCCGTGCGCGGCGCGCGCGAGCACAACCTCAAGGGCGTGGATGTCGACCTGCCCCGCGACGCGCTGGTGGTCATTACCGGCCTGTCGGGTTCAGGCAAGTCCTCCCTCGCCTTCGACACCATCTATGCCGAGGGTCAGCGGCGCTATGTGGAATCGCTCTCCGCCTATGCTCGGCAGTTCCTGGAGATGATGCAGAAGCCCGATGTGGAGCATATAGAGGGTCTCTCCCCCGCCATCTCCATCGAACAGAAGACAACCAGCCGCAATCCGCGCTCGACGGTCGCGACGGTCACGGAAATCTACGACTATATGCGCCTGCTCTGGGCGCGTGTCGGCATTCCCTATTCGCCCGCGACCGGCCTGCCCATCGCCGCGCAGACGGTGAGCCAGATGGTCGACCGCGTGATGCAGTTGCCTGAAGGCACGCGCTTCTACCTGCTCGCCCCGGTCGTGCGCGGCCGCAAGGGCGAATATCGCAAGGAACTGGCGGAATGGCAGAAGGCCGGCTTTACCCGCGTCCGCATCGACGGCGAACTCTACGCGATCGAGGAAGCGCCTGCCCTCGACAAGAAATACAAGCATGACATCGAAGTCGTGGTCGACCGCCTCGCCGTCGCGCCCGACATGTCCACGCGCCTCGCCGACAGCTTCGAAACCGCGCTGAAACTGGCGGATGGCCTAGCCTATGTCGATCTGGCGGACGGCATCGTCCCCGGTCGCGAGGACGAAACCCAGTCCTCCGGCAAGATGAAGAACAGCGGGATTCCCGCCAACCGCATCGTCTTCTCCGAAAAATTCGCCTGTCCGGTGAGCGGCTTCACGATCCCCGAAATCGAACCCCGCCTCTTCTCCTTCAACGCGCCGCAGGGCGCCTGCCCCGCTTGCGACGGCTTGGGCGAACGGCAGGAATTCGACCCCGAACTGGTCGTCCCCAATGAAGCCCTTTCCCTGAAGAAAGGGGCGGTCGTTCCCTGGGCCAAATCCAATCCGCCCAGCCCCTATTACATGCAGGTGCTCGGCAGCCTGGCGAAGGAATTCGGCTTCTCCCTCGACACGCCCTGGCAGGATTTGCCCGGCGAGGTGAAACTCATCATCCTCCACGGCACCGGGGGCAAGCCTGTCACCCTTCGCTTCCAGGACGGCAAGAAAAGCTATGAAGTCCGAAAGCCCTTCGAAGGCGTGATCGGCAACCTCAACCGCCGCCTGCTCCAGACCGAATCCGCATGGATGCGCGAGGAACTCAGCAAATATCAGACAGCCATGCCCTGCGAGACGTGCGATGGCGCACGCCTCAAGCCCGAAGCGCTCGCGGTCAAGATCGCGGGCGAGGACATATCGCTTTCAACCCGACGCTCCGTGGTGGACGCGCTCGCTTTCTTCTCGACTCTCCCAGAAAAGCTCAACGATCAGCAGAACCAGATCGCCAAGGCGATACTCAAGGAGATCGTCGAGCGCCTCGGTTTCCTCAACAATGTCGGCCTCGATTATCTCAATCTCGACCGTACCAGCGGCACGTTGTCGGGCGGCGAGTCCCAGCGCATCCGCCTTGCCAGCCAGATCGGCAGCGGTCTTTCAGGGGTGCTCTACGTCCTCGACGAACCCAGCATCGGCCTGCACCAGCGCGACAATGACCGCCTGCTCATCACGCTCAAGCGCCTGCGCGACCTGGGCAACACCGTCATCGTCGTGGAGCATGACGAAGATGCGATCCGCGCCGCGGACTATATCGTCGACATGGGTCCGGGTGCAGGCGTCCATGGCGGGAGCATTGTCGCACAAGGCAGCCTCAACCAGCTTCTCGCCCACAAGGACAGCCTGACCGCGGATTATCTCAACGGCACCCGCCGCATCGATGTGCCCGCGAAACGCCGCAAGGGCACAGGCAAGAAGCTCACCGTCCACAATGCCCGCGCCAACAATCTGCGCGGCGTCACGGCGTCGATCCCGCTCGGCACCTTCACCTGCATCACCGGCGTGTCGGGATCGGGCAAGTCCAGCTTCACGATCGACACGCTCTACGCCGCATCCGCCCGCGCGCTCAACGGCGCGCGCATCGTGGCGGGCGCGCATGACAAGGTGACGGGCCTCGAAAATTGCGACAAGGTGATCGACATCGACCAGTCGCCCATCGGCCGCACCCCGCGCTCCAACCCGGCGACCTATACCGGCGCCTTCACCAACATCCGCGACTGGTTCGCCGGTCTCCCCGAGGCGCAGGCGCGCGGCTACAAACCCGGCCGCTTCTCCTTCAACGTCAAGGGCGGGCGCTGCGAAGCCTGTCAGGGCGATGGCGTGCTCAAGATCGAGATGCACTTCCTCCCCGACGTCTATGTCACCTGCGACGTCTGCCATGGCGCGCGCTACAATCGCGAGACGCTGGAGGTGAAGTTCAAGGGAAAGTCCATCGCCGACGTGCTCGACATGACGGTCGAGGATGCGGTGGAATTCTTCAAGGCCGTCCCTCCGATCCGCGACAAGATGGCGATGCTGGCGGAAGTGGGCCTTGGCTATGTCAAGGTCGGCCAGCAGGCGACGACCCTGTCGGGCGGCGAAGCCCAGCGCGTCAAGCTCGCCAAGGAACTGTCCCGCCGGGCGACCGGCAACACGCTCTACATATTGGACGAGCCCACCACAGGCCTGCATTTCGAGGATGTCCGCAAGCTGCTTGAAGTCCTTCACGCCTTGGTGGAGCAAGGCAATAGCGTGGTCGTGATCGAACATAATCTGGACGTCATCAAGACCGCCGACTGGATTATCGACATGGGCCCGGAAGGGGGCGTCAAGGGCGGCGAAGTGGTGGCCGAAGGCACGCCGGAAAAGGTGGCGAAGAACGCCCGCAGCTTCACCGGGCGCTATCTGGCGCCGTTACTGGGGATGGAGGCGGTAGCCGCGGAGTAA
- a CDS encoding septal ring lytic transglycosylase RlpA family protein has translation MSGGKAKGVRGGVLAATVLLAACGGGVKYRPVSDVPVKIGKPYSVRGVTYVPAADPTYDYLGYASWYGSESGNQTANGERFRPKAVTAAHTTLPLPSYVEVTSLDTGRTILVRINDRGPFSGRGRIIDLSKGAAQQLGMHLKGVAPVRVRIANPSEKDRKRLREGQEAAERPRVPESVLAKWRAQLAAEK, from the coding sequence ATGAGCGGTGGAAAGGCGAAGGGGGTACGAGGTGGCGTGCTGGCGGCGACGGTGCTGCTGGCGGCCTGTGGCGGGGGCGTGAAATATCGACCGGTGAGCGACGTGCCGGTGAAGATCGGAAAGCCGTACAGCGTGCGTGGCGTGACCTATGTGCCGGCGGCCGATCCGACCTACGACTATCTGGGTTATGCGAGCTGGTACGGGAGCGAATCGGGTAATCAGACGGCCAATGGCGAACGATTCCGGCCCAAGGCGGTGACCGCTGCGCACACCACTCTGCCGCTGCCGAGCTATGTCGAGGTGACTTCGCTCGATACGGGGCGCACGATCTTGGTGCGGATAAATGACCGTGGGCCATTTTCCGGAAGAGGCAGGATTATTGACCTTTCCAAAGGGGCGGCGCAGCAACTGGGTATGCATCTTAAAGGCGTGGCTCCGGTACGGGTCCGCATAGCCAACCCATCGGAAAAAGACCGGAAAAGGCTGCGCGAAGGCCAGGAGGCGGCGGAAAGACCGCGTGTTCCGGAATCCGTGCTGGCGAAATGGCGGGCCCAATTGGCTGCGGAAAAATAG
- a CDS encoding UrcA family protein, which produces MFAPFKTLSIAVFAAASIIATSASAETFISNGRTFEVRFGDLDLSQASDQKELQDRIGRAASRVCSSPNLTEANRCRSNAIAHVKAPIAAAIARAESKARYAEAGRDPAAALAN; this is translated from the coding sequence ATGTTCGCCCCATTCAAGACCCTTTCCATCGCCGTCTTTGCTGCTGCTTCCATCATCGCCACCAGCGCGAGCGCGGAAACATTCATTTCCAATGGCCGCACCTTCGAGGTTCGCTTTGGCGATCTGGATCTGTCACAGGCATCGGATCAGAAGGAATTGCAGGATCGTATAGGCCGGGCGGCCAGTCGCGTGTGCAGCAGTCCGAACCTGACGGAAGCCAATCGTTGCCGCAGCAATGCCATCGCGCATGTGAAGGCGCCCATCGCCGCTGCCATCGCTCGGGCGGAAAGCAAGGCGCGCTATGCCGAGGCGGGGCGAGATCCCGCCGCGGCCCTCGCCAACTGA
- a CDS encoding LytR/AlgR family response regulator transcription factor — translation MTSIRTMIVDDEPLAVERLQMLCAREPRITLAGTANDGEAALRMIEGLQPDLVMLDIAMPLLDGIGVARAVGRMGLRPAVIFVTAFEGFAVEAFDLAAVDYLLKPVAHERLARAIDRVELALQSRALAEPALLAEPEPEWAEEFWVPHRSELIRIATGQIDRIEAERDYMRLHVGAHSYLLHQTISSLEERLDPQHFVRLHRSHIVRRDHIVRLRHDGSGVWFACLADGEEIRIGRTFLANVRAMAGR, via the coding sequence ATGACATCCATCCGTACCATGATCGTCGACGACGAACCTTTGGCCGTTGAGCGCCTCCAGATGCTTTGCGCCCGCGAACCGCGCATCACGCTTGCGGGCACGGCCAATGACGGGGAAGCCGCGCTCCGCATGATCGAGGGACTGCAACCCGATCTGGTTATGCTGGACATCGCCATGCCGCTGCTCGACGGGATCGGCGTAGCGCGGGCGGTCGGGCGCATGGGACTGCGTCCCGCGGTGATTTTCGTCACCGCCTTCGAGGGTTTCGCGGTCGAGGCGTTCGACCTCGCCGCCGTGGATTATCTGCTGAAGCCGGTCGCGCATGAGCGGCTGGCCCGCGCCATCGACCGCGTCGAACTGGCTCTGCAAAGCCGCGCGCTGGCCGAACCCGCCCTGCTGGCCGAACCGGAACCCGAATGGGCAGAGGAATTCTGGGTGCCGCATCGGTCCGAACTCATCCGCATCGCCACCGGGCAGATCGACCGGATCGAGGCGGAGCGCGACTATATGCGGCTGCATGTCGGGGCGCACAGCTATCTGCTGCACCAGACGATCAGTTCGCTGGAGGAACGGCTCGACCCGCAGCATTTCGTTCGGCTCCATCGCTCGCACATCGTCCGGCGCGATCATATCGTCCGTTTGCGCCATGACGGCAGCGGCGTCTGGTTCGCCTGCCTGGCCGATGGCGAGGAAATCCGCATCGGCCGTACCTTCCTGGCCAATGTACGGGCGATGGCGGGGCGCTGA
- a CDS encoding sensor histidine kinase, producing MTFLPEDGERGVSPAIALYSILGFWFFYALLVTLRAAVMGFEAQDELALRRMVVTVIGVVATWVLYLALRRFDHKPLSVRIVAAFSLAAPFALAMAAANFYIFNVYDPAGMFPDSEPEKYAKPGYALMSIAEDAISRYFFLAAWAGLYLALSYASEAHRVERRAARLERAAQQAELRSLRYQVNPHFLFNTLNSLSSLVMKDRRDEAEQMILSLSNFYRTSLTGDPLEDVPLEEEVHLQKLYLDIEAVRFPDRLVTRMDIPENLLSACVPGLILQPLVENAIKYGVSRTGAPVTIAIAAREEDDMLHISVTDNGDQPPRPSDGGNGIGLANVRDRLAARFGDQGRIVYGPRAEGGFAVELVLPLIRKGC from the coding sequence ATGACGTTCCTTCCCGAAGATGGCGAACGCGGCGTGTCGCCCGCCATCGCTCTCTATTCCATCCTTGGCTTCTGGTTTTTCTACGCGCTTCTGGTCACGCTTCGCGCCGCCGTCATGGGATTCGAGGCACAGGACGAGCTGGCGCTACGCCGCATGGTGGTGACGGTGATCGGTGTCGTCGCCACCTGGGTCCTCTATCTGGCGCTGCGCCGGTTCGATCATAAACCGCTCAGCGTCCGCATCGTCGCGGCCTTCTCGCTCGCGGCCCCTTTCGCGCTCGCGATGGCGGCGGCCAATTTCTACATCTTCAACGTCTATGATCCGGCGGGCATGTTCCCCGATTCCGAACCGGAGAAATATGCGAAGCCCGGCTATGCGCTCATGTCGATCGCCGAAGATGCGATCAGCCGCTATTTCTTCCTCGCGGCATGGGCGGGGCTCTATCTCGCCCTTTCCTATGCCAGCGAAGCCCATCGCGTCGAACGTCGCGCCGCCCGCCTCGAACGCGCCGCGCAACAGGCCGAGTTGCGGTCGCTTCGCTATCAGGTGAACCCGCATTTCCTGTTCAACACGCTCAACTCCCTCTCCTCCCTCGTCATGAAGGACAGGCGGGACGAAGCGGAACAGATGATCCTTTCCCTCTCCAACTTCTACCGGACCAGCCTGACCGGCGATCCGCTGGAGGACGTGCCGCTGGAGGAGGAAGTCCACCTCCAGAAGCTCTATCTCGACATCGAAGCGGTGCGTTTTCCCGACCGCCTCGTCACGCGCATGGACATTCCCGAAAACCTGCTCAGCGCCTGCGTCCCCGGCCTGATCCTCCAGCCGCTGGTGGAGAATGCGATCAAATATGGCGTGTCGCGCACCGGCGCGCCCGTCACCATCGCCATCGCGGCGCGCGAGGAAGACGATATGCTGCACATCAGCGTCACCGACAATGGCGACCAGCCGCCCCGCCCATCGGACGGCGGCAACGGCATCGGGCTCGCCAACGTGCGGGACAGGCTGGCGGCGCGCTTTGGCGATCAGGGCCGCATCGTCTATGGTCCCCGCGCAGAGGGCGGCTTTGCCGTCGAACTCGTCCTTCCGCTGATCCGAAAGGGCTGCTGA